The Chroicocephalus ridibundus chromosome 17, bChrRid1.1, whole genome shotgun sequence genome window below encodes:
- the LOC134524777 gene encoding olfactory receptor 10C1-like, whose translation MYFLLSQLSFLDICYLSVIVPKILENLIVGTIGISKKGCAMQMFFFLFFGVAECFLLAAMSFDRYMAIRYPLHYAVIMKSRVYKSLVAGTYVCGTAVGLVHTIITFSLPFCGLTINHFCEIQPLLELLCANTSPTEIQVIVVAVLAVVGPFLLIIYSYIRIIFTILEKSSAESQQKAFSTSSSHLLVVTLFYGTASSMYLQPKSSYSASVDKLLSLSYTVVTPLLNPIIYSLRNEEVKGALRKRWRKIIFA comes from the coding sequence ATGTATTTCTTGCTCTCTCAGCTGTCCTTTTTGGATATCTGCTATTTGTCAGTCATTGTCCCAAAGATTCTTGAGAATCTAATAGTGGGAACAATAGGTATTTCCAAGAAAGGATGTgcaatgcaaatgtttttcttccttttctttggagtTGCAGAATGTTTTCTGTTGGCTGCTATGTCATTTGACCGTTACATGGCAATACGCTACCCCTTGCATTACGCTGTCATTATGAAGAGTAGAGTCTACAAAAGCCTGGTTGCTGGAACTTATGTTTGTGGGACTGCTGTCGGCTTAGTGCATACCATTATAACATTCAGCTTACCATTCTGTGGTCTTACCATCAACCACTTCTGTGAGATTCAACCCCTCTTGGAACTGCTTTGTGCTAACACTTCCCCAACTGAAATTCAAGTCATTGTGGTAGCTGTCCTTGCTGTTGTGGGTCCCTTCTTACTCATCATTTATTCATATATTCGCATCATTTTCACAATTCTTGAGAAGTCATCAGCTGAAAGCCAGCAGAAGGcattttccacttcctcctcACACCTTTTAGTTGTAACTCTTTTCTATGGTACAGCAAGCTCCATGTATTTGCAGCCAAAATCCAGCTACTCTGCATCTGTTGATAAGTTGCTGTCACTTTCTTATACTGTGGTGACTCCTTTATTGAATCCTATTATCTATAGTTTGAGGAATGAGGAGGTGAAAGGAGCCCTGagaaaaagatggaggaaaattatttttgcatga